AGGATGCCGATGTCTCCGGCGTGCAGTCGACGGATCTGACGCTTCGCCTTCCGGAGTGGATGGAGCTACCCGTCCCGCAGCTCCGGAACGACCTCGAGGTACATCGCGAGGAACTGCTTTCGTGGCACGTCGACCCCGAGACGGAGCGCGTGCGATTCCTCTCGGTGATCGCCGGCGACCGCGAGGCCGCTCGAGCGGTCGCGACGGACCTGGACGTGGTCCACCGATTCGATATCACGCCGATCGACGAGGACACCTTCTACGCCTATGCCGTGATGGACGTCCGCGCTGCCGACGCGAGCCTGATGGGAGCGTTCGACGAGCCGGGGCTGGTGATCGTCCCGCCGATCGTCTACACCAGTTCGGAGACGGTCCACGTGACCGTCCTCGGCGAGCCCGACGCGCTGGCGGGCCTGCTCGAGGCGTTTCCCGACGGCGTCGAGATCGACGTGGAACGAGTCAGTGACCACCGCCACAGGGTCGAGACGCTGGCTGGCAGGCTGACCGCCCGCCAGTTCGAGGCGATGGAGACGGCTCGAGCGGTCGGCTACTACGACGTGCCGCGGACAGGGTCGCTGGCCGAAGTCGCGGTGGCACTCGAGTGTTCGGAAAGTGCGTCATCGACGCTTCTCCGGACGGCTGAGTCGGTATTAGTCGACGCGGCGCTGGGCCGCTAAGAGAGAGAATGACGGAGAATCAAGCGACGGAACCGTCTCAGGGAATCAACTGCTCGCCGTCGTCGTCGTAAATCGTGATCGCATCAACGGGACAGGAGCGAGCGGCGAACTTCGCGTCGAGTTCCGCGTCGTCGGGCACTTCGCGGACGAAGATCTCGTCTTCGACCTCGTCGCTGTCCTCAAGGATCGCCTTCCCGGCCGACTTGTCCTTTTTGAACGCGTCCCACTCCGCGACGCACTGGAACATCCCGATACAGGTGTCCTCGTCGAATTCGACTTTCATGGCTGAGGGTTCGGCCGATCGCGGTAAATCGTTAGCGATCGCTTCCCACGTGAGATGTTACTCGGAACCATATGTCACCAGAATTTTACTATCTGCGCTCTTGTCGACTCGAGCATGGGACGAACCCGTTCTGAGCCGCCACAGTCGCGAACGGCGGCGGACCCGCTGGGACGAGCGATGCTCGCTCACTACCGCGACGGCCCGGGTCAGTTGGCCTATCGCGACGGCGCGGACGTGCAAGACGGTAACGTCGCCGAATTCTATTTCTCGAGTCCCGAGTCATGGGAGTCGGAAACGATCGAGGTACTCGAGCGAGTGGCCGACCACGAACCAATCCTCGACGTGGGGTGTGGCGCGGGGAAACACCTCCTGTGGTGGGCCGAGCGCGGGGTCGAAGCCGTCGGCGTCGACGTAAGTCCGAACGCCGTCTTAACGGCCCGCGAGCGGTGCGAGGTCCGCAGGACCTCAAGGCGGAGTTGCGTGGAGCAATGCTCCACGTACCCTTCGAGCGGGCTGCGAGGCGGCGAAGCCGCCTCGAACGGGACGGCAAAGCCGTCCCCCAGCCCGCGAGAAGACGGCAAAGCCGCGGAGCGCGGCCTCGAGGACGTCCTCGTCGGCGACATGTTCGACCTACCGATCGAAACGGGGTCGGTCGGTGCTGTCCACGCCGTCGGGACGCAGATAGGGCTCGGCCGCTCGCTCGCTGGGATTCGCGAACTGCTCGTCGAATTCGCTCGCGTCACCGCCGACGGGGGCGTCGCCGTCGTCGACAACAACGACCCGGCGCGACTGGACGACGAGTTCTTCGGCTACCGACCCGATCCGCGCGAGGGAGTCGCCCACCGGTGTTTCCACCTCGAGTTCGAACACGAGACAGAGAAGGGTGAGCGATACCGCGAGGTCGGTCGAACGCTACAGTTCCTGCTGTGCTCCCCCGCACGGCTCCGCGAGGCGACGAGTGCGACGCCGTGGTTCGTCTGCGACGTCCGCCGAACCGACGGGACGGCCCATTACAGAGCAATTCTGGAAAAGCAGGGCATATCGGGCGCTGAACCCGGATAGCGACGGCTTCCCGATCCGCGGATCGACTGCTGAGCCAACGCTTTTCCGCGGGGTCGTGGAACAGAGGGGTACGAGAGGCGAATGGTCGCACTCTCCTTTGCGGTCCTCGTCGGGACCGCCATCCTGACCTGTCTGTTCATGGCGTGGGTACTCGGGGCGAACAGCAACTCGCCGCCGTTCGCCCCCGCAATCGGCGCGAACGCCATCTCGACGATGCAGGCGGCGTTCGTCATCGGGCTGCTCGCGGCCGCAGGCGCGCTCATGCAGGGCGGCAGCATCTCCAAGACTGTCGGTACGGATCTGATAAACGGGGTCACGATCACGCCGCTGGCCGCCACCGCGGGCCTGCTGACTGCGGCGGGGTTCATGGCGATCGGGATCTACACGCGATACCCGATTCCGGCGGCGTTCGCGACGACGGGCTCGATGGTCGGCGTCGGCCTCTCACTGGGCGGCGATCCGGCGATGGCCACCTACCGACGGCTCGGGATCTTCTGGCTGCTGGTCCCGATCATGTCCGGCGGACTGGCGTACGCGACGGCGACGGTCCTGCGACGCGACGACGTCCCGGAGACGGTCGGCGTCCCGCTACTGGCCGGCATCGTCGGCGCGATCGTCGCCAACATCCGTCTCGGCGTGATTCCCGATCCGGCTGCCGATCAGGGCACCCTCGCCGGATTCGTCTCCCGGCAGTTCGGCGGTGGTCCGACGCTCGCTTCCGGCGTCGATCTCGGAACCGTCATCGTGACGATCGGGGTCGGACTCCTCGCGTTCTACTGGGTCCGCGAGCGCGTCCGTGTCTCCGTCGAGAGCGGCATCCGCTCGTTCCTGCTCGTCCTCGGCGGCATCGTCGCCTTCTCCTCTGGCGGCTCGCAGGTCGGCCTCGCGACCGGCCCGCTCGAGAACCTCTTTCGCGTCGAACTCGGCCTCCCGGGAATCCTCCTGCTCGCGATCGGTGCGACCGGCATCCTCGCGGGTGCCTGGATGGGAGCGCCGCGGCTGTTGCAGGCGACCTCCCGGGAGTACGCCCAGCTCGGCGTCCGGCGGTCGATCGCGGCGCTGGTCCCGGGCTTTATCATCGCGCAGCTGGCGATCGCGCTCGGGATTCCCATTTCGCTGAACAACATCATCCTCTCGGGGGTCATCGGCGGCGGGCTGGCCGGCGGCTCGGCGGGCGTCTCCCGGCGCAAGATCGGCGTCACAATCACCTTCTGGCTGGTGACGCTCTCGAGTTCGGTCGTCGTCAGCTACGGCCTGTACCAGCTGTTCGCGACGGCCATTGGCGGCTGAAATCGGTTCGTTCTAACTCGAGTGCGGCCTCAGTCGAGCACCGTCACCGGCTTAGCGGTGCGTTCGACCACCGTGGCGGCAATACCGCGACCGAGAAACCGCCTGAGGAACCCCGTCGACCCCATTTCGGAGCCGTACATGACGACGTGATCGAATCCTTCCTCGGAGGCATATTTGGGGACGACGGTTCCGGGTCGCCCTTCGATCGTCTCGATCCGGACACGGCTCGTCGCCGTCGAATCGGCGACCGACTCGAGCAACTCGGTCGCGCTGGCCCGCGCCTGGTCCGTCCGTTCCTCACTTCGCTCGAGGATTCCGCCCTCACTGAGCGGTGCGTCCAGTGGCGTTACAACCGCGAGCAGGGTGATATCGGCGTCGGGGAACGTCTCGAGGGCGTAGGCAAGTGCCTCGTCTTCCCGCGGTCGGCCGAGCGTAGGGACGAGGACGCGGTCGGGGTCGGAGTCGGCCATACAGTGTTGTTCGGGAGCCGGTCCCATCGGTCTATCGCCGTCGGCCAATTACTCTCTCCGTTCTGTGAGTAGAGCCGTTGATTCCCTCGAGTAGAAGCAAATCAAAGCGTCCTGCTATCGTGGCAACGAGGGATCGCCACGCCCTCCCCAACCGATTTCTGCTCACGGGCGCGTAGCGCCCGTTCGCATGGGTCTCGGAACCTTTGGTTCCGCGCTAACACTCACTCACGCCGTTCGTTCGCTTATCCACTGTCAGAGCAAGCTCTGACAAGCCTTTGCTCGCAGGCTCGCAAAGACCTCGCACGGCTTTGGGCCGCAGCTCACTGGCGTTCACCGCGTTCCAGCGCGCGCCACCGCATGCCAGTTCATCAATACCGGGAGATGTGTAGTCCACCTGTATCGAACGCTCGAGCGCGCGCAGACCCTGACAGATCGCCACTGATCGAGCGGCGGGCGAGCGCAGCGTCGCTCGAGGAGGAGATCCCAGGGCTCGCGAGACGATACTTTAAACCGCGGGACGCGCCAAGGGTGGATAATGAATATCGAGGAGCTGTCGGGGCTCCCGGCCGGTGCCCTCGACCACTTCCGGGGCGAGGGCATCGAGGAGCTCTACCCGCCCCAAGCCGAAGCGGTCGAGGCCGGCGCGACCGAGGGCGAGAACCTCGTGGCCGCCGTCCCGACCGCGAGCGGGAAGACGATGATCGCTGCCCTCTCGATGCTGTCGGCGATCGAGCGCGGCGGAACGGCGCTGTACATCGTCCCCCTACGAGCGCTCGCCAGCGAGAAAAAAGAGGAGTTCGAGGCCTACGAGCGGTTCGGCGTCACGGTCGGCGTGACGACCGGCAACTACGAGAGCACCAGCGACTGGCTCGCGACGAAGGACATCGTCGTCGCCACCAGCGAAAAGGTCGACTCGCTCGTCCGCAACGGGGCCGACTGGCTTTCCGATCTGACCTGCGTCGTCTCGGACGAGGTCCACCTGATCGACGACCGGAACCGGGGCCCGACGCTCGAGGTAACCCTCGCCAAACTCCGGAAGCTCAACCCCCGCATGCAGGTCGTTGCGCTCTCGGCGACGGTCGGCAACGCAGACGAGATCGCCGACTGGCTCGACGCCGCGCTCGTGGATACCGACTGGCGGCCGATCGACCTCCAGATGGGGGTCCACTACGGGAACGCACTGAATTTCGACGACGGCTCGACCAGAGAGGTGCCCGTTGAAGGGAGCGAAAAGCAGGAGGCCGCGCTCGTCCGCGACATTCTCCAGGAGGACGGCTCCTCGCTCGTGTTCGTCAACTCCCGGCGGAACGCCGAGGCCGCCGCGAGGCGGTTAGGCGGCGTCTCGAAGAACGAACTGACCGCCGAGGAGCAGTACGAGCTGGCCGAACTGGCCGACGAGATTCGGAACGACAGCGACACCGAAACGAGTAAAGACCTCGCTGAGGCCGTCGAGCATGGCTCGGCCTTCCACCATGCCGGCCTCTCAAGTACCCAGCGCTCGATCGTCGAGGATGCCTTCCGTGACCGCCTTTTGAAAGTCATCTCGGCGACGCCGACGCTCGCGGCAGGGGTCAACACTCCGGCTCGACGGGTGATCGTCCGCGACTGGCGGCGCTTCGATCCGAGCGCCGGCGGCATGGCACCCTTAGACGTCCTCGAGGTCCATCAGATGATGGGCCGAGCGGGCCGACCCGGGCTCGACCCCTACGGCGAGGCCGTGTTGCTCGCCAAGAGCCACGACGAGAGCGAGGAGCTGTTCGACCGCTATATCTGGGCCGATCCCGAGCCGGTTCGCTCGAAATTGGCGGCCGAACCCGCCCTCCGGACCCACGTGCTCGCGACCATCGCCTCCGGCTTCGCTCGCACCCGCGACGGACTCCTCGAGTTCCTCGAGGCCACCCTCTACGCCAGCCAGTCGAGCGAGGCCGGTCGGCTCGAGACGGTGACCGACACGGTTCTGGAGTACCTCGAGTCGAACGATTTCATAGAGCGTCACACTGGTGAAAGCGACAGTGCTGACGAGGACGCCGACGGCGCGTTCACCTCCGCAGCCGACCTCGCCGAGGAGAGCGGCCGTGACGAGGAACTCGAGGCGACCAGCCTCGGTCACACCGTCTCGCGGCTCTATTGGATCCGATGAGCGCTGCGGAGATCGTCCACGGCCTTGAGGACGCCGACGAGCGCCCGACCGCACTGGGTCTCTACCAGCTCGTCTCACGGACGCCGGACATGTACGAGCTCTATCTGCGCTCCGGGGAGGACGAGAAATTTGGCGAACTCTTCTACAAACGCGAGGCCGAACTATTGGGTAACGCCCCCAGCGAGTTCGAGGAGGAGCGCTTTGAGGACTGGCTCTCCTCACTCAAAACGGGCAAACTGCTCGAGGACTGGGCGACGGAGACCGACGAGGAGCAGTTGACCGATCGGTACAAGATCGGACCGGGCGACCTCCGCGGGAAGGTCGACACCGCGGAGTGGCTGCTCGGGGCGGCCGAGTCGCTGGCCGCGGAGATCGACAGCGAGTGGACCGTCGCCGTCCGAGAAGCCCGCGCCCGCGTCGAACACGGCGTCGGCGATGAACTGCTCGAACTCGTCTCCGTCGGCGGTGTGGGCCGCAAGCGCGCCCGCCGACTCTACGACGCGGGAATCGAGGAGCCCGCCGACCTGCGGACTGCGGACAAGGGAGTGATCCTCGACGTGCTCAAAGGGGAGAAGACGGCAGCGAACATCCTCGAGAACGCGGGCCGCGAGGACCCCTCGATGGACGGTGTCGAGCCGAAATCGACGGGGTCGAGCGATGGGGATGGAAAAGCAACAGCGAACTCGAGCGACGACACAGACGGTGACGGGACGACAACAGAAGCGACAGAGACGGCGGACGCCGACGACAGTCAGGCGAGTCTGGGTGACTTCTGATGAAGGTTCTGAAATGCCGCCTCGAGATTGATGATTTGGACTCGTTCGTGGCCGACCTCGGTGAGGTCGGGGACCGCCACGACGTGACGATCCAGGCGTTCGATTCGCGGTACGTCGCCGACCGTCGCCACCTCGAGCGGGCCGTCGAGTTCACCGATCGGGCGATCGACCGCGGCGAGAACGTTGCCCGAGACCGCGCCGTCGAGATCCTCCTGTACGCCGCCGGCCGGCGGCAGATCGACCGCGCGCTCGAAATGGGCGTCGGCGAGGGCGAGAACCGAGCAGTAGTGCTCGTCGACGGCGGGAGTGACGGCGATGAAGCGGCCGCGCTCGAGGCGGTCGAATCGCTGGGCGCATTCGTCGAACGGGAGCCGACGCTCGAAGCGCAGGACGCCGAGACGCTCTGTGAGTTCTTCGAGATTACCGACGCCGAGCGGGCGGCTACCGACGCGCCGCTATCGGCGCTGGTTCGCGAGCGGGTCGCGCTGCTCGAGGTCGAGAAGTAGCGGGTTCCGTGATCGTATTCAGGTCGCGCTGCTCGAGACCGTCGCTCCGGCGGCCTGTCACGAAGACCGACCCCGGTATTTTAATCGGGCCGTTCTAAACGGCATCCTTATATTTCGATCCCATTCGTGGCCCTCTACATATGCGAAAGAAGGTAGCGCAGATTTTCCTCGTCTGCTGTGTCGGCATCGCTGCGACACTCGGCGGGCTCTTCGCCGTCGGTGTGATCGGGGTCCCCGACGCCGGCCTCGAGGACAACGCGTGGGGCGACGTTTCCGACGACAAGATCGAAGTCATCACCGCGGTCTGGATCGACAACCCTAATCCGGCGATCTCGCTCGGCGGGACGAGCGTCGAGTAGACGCTGGCGATGAACGACGTCGAACTTGCGACGGGATCAGCTGACGACGTGAGCGTCCCGGCGGGCAACACGACGACAGAGCTCCGAACGGATCTGCGATACCAGCAGCTGCCGGCGTGGTGGGCCTCGCACGTTCGGAACGGCGAAGTGAGCAAGCTCGCGGTCGAGACGACCGCCAACGTCGACGTCGGCCCGCTCTCTGGCTCGCCGTCAGGAACCTACACGGACGAGAAGGCAACCGACCTCGAGATGATGATCGAGGGGACCCTCGCGGAGAGCGAGGGCGAACACTCGCTCTCGCCGATCGGCGGGGAGTCAGATCCCGCGAGTCGGACGGTCGAGCCGACCGTCGAGGTTCGAGACACGAGTGCGGAGTGGGGGAACGTAACGGAAAATCGGACCGAGCTCTTCCTCACGTTCGACGTGTACAACCCGAATGCCTACTCGCTACCGACCCCGGCCTTCACCGGTGAGATGGTATTCAACAATGTGACCGTCGCTCACTGGGAGGCCAACGAGGTCGACGTTCGAAACGGGGCGTCCAACGCGACGATCCCACCGCAGGAAAGCCGGGAGATCACCTTCGTCGCCGAAATGGACAACGACGATGTCGCCACCTGGTTCGCGACGCACGCGGATAACGAGGAGGTCACCGACGCCGAGATGCGCGCCCAACTGGCGATGCAGATTAACGGTGAGACGCGAACGATCCCCGACGACGAGGACGCGGTCCACTGCGAATACGAGCTGCGAACCGACATCTTCGTCGAGCAGGACGCGGGGATGGAACGACGAGACTGTACGCTCGCCCCGTGGGCCGCGCCCGACGACGCGACCGTCGAGGACCGCAATGGGACGCTCGAGCGCACCGAAACCGAGCAGTGGGCGGACGACACGGATGCCGACACGAACGAGTCCGACGACGACCTGCTGCGAGCGCTTGCCGGCTGAGCGGCGCGGAGCAGAAGAGAAGAACCGCGCGGATCGATCCTGTGCCTCAGTCGTCCGCAGACCCCTCGAGACGACCCTCTCTCGCGTCTCGAAGCCCGTCGCAGATACCGCCCTGACTCGACATATTGACCTGGGCGAGCCGTCCTCGTCGATGAACAAGGTCGAACGAGTCGGCGTCGATCGGCTCGCCCTCTGGCGTTCGAAACAGGACGTCAGCCGGATCAGAGACGAGGTTCGTTTCGCGGGCTTTCTCGAGGTATCGTTCGATC
This genomic stretch from Natrinema sp. SYSU A 869 harbors:
- a CDS encoding helix-turn-helix domain-containing protein; translation: MQSTDLTLRLPEWMELPVPQLRNDLEVHREELLSWHVDPETERVRFLSVIAGDREAARAVATDLDVVHRFDITPIDEDTFYAYAVMDVRAADASLMGAFDEPGLVIVPPIVYTSSETVHVTVLGEPDALAGLLEAFPDGVEIDVERVSDHRHRVETLAGRLTARQFEAMETARAVGYYDVPRTGSLAEVAVALECSESASSTLLRTAESVLVDAALGR
- a CDS encoding ferredoxin, whose protein sequence is MKVEFDEDTCIGMFQCVAEWDAFKKDKSAGKAILEDSDEVEDEIFVREVPDDAELDAKFAARSCPVDAITIYDDDGEQLIP
- a CDS encoding class I SAM-dependent methyltransferase, with product MGRTRSEPPQSRTAADPLGRAMLAHYRDGPGQLAYRDGADVQDGNVAEFYFSSPESWESETIEVLERVADHEPILDVGCGAGKHLLWWAERGVEAVGVDVSPNAVLTARERCEVRRTSRRSCVEQCSTYPSSGLRGGEAASNGTAKPSPSPREDGKAAERGLEDVLVGDMFDLPIETGSVGAVHAVGTQIGLGRSLAGIRELLVEFARVTADGGVAVVDNNDPARLDDEFFGYRPDPREGVAHRCFHLEFEHETEKGERYREVGRTLQFLLCSPARLREATSATPWFVCDVRRTDGTAHYRAILEKQGISGAEPG
- a CDS encoding inorganic phosphate transporter, encoding MVALSFAVLVGTAILTCLFMAWVLGANSNSPPFAPAIGANAISTMQAAFVIGLLAAAGALMQGGSISKTVGTDLINGVTITPLAATAGLLTAAGFMAIGIYTRYPIPAAFATTGSMVGVGLSLGGDPAMATYRRLGIFWLLVPIMSGGLAYATATVLRRDDVPETVGVPLLAGIVGAIVANIRLGVIPDPAADQGTLAGFVSRQFGGGPTLASGVDLGTVIVTIGVGLLAFYWVRERVRVSVESGIRSFLLVLGGIVAFSSGGSQVGLATGPLENLFRVELGLPGILLLAIGATGILAGAWMGAPRLLQATSREYAQLGVRRSIAALVPGFIIAQLAIALGIPISLNNIILSGVIGGGLAGGSAGVSRRKIGVTITFWLVTLSSSVVVSYGLYQLFATAIGG
- a CDS encoding universal stress protein; this translates as MADSDPDRVLVPTLGRPREDEALAYALETFPDADITLLAVVTPLDAPLSEGGILERSEERTDQARASATELLESVADSTATSRVRIETIEGRPGTVVPKYASEEGFDHVVMYGSEMGSTGFLRRFLGRGIAATVVERTAKPVTVLD
- the cgi121 gene encoding KEOPS complex subunit Cgi121; its protein translation is MKVLKCRLEIDDLDSFVADLGEVGDRHDVTIQAFDSRYVADRRHLERAVEFTDRAIDRGENVARDRAVEILLYAAGRRQIDRALEMGVGEGENRAVVLVDGGSDGDEAAALEAVESLGAFVEREPTLEAQDAETLCEFFEITDAERAATDAPLSALVRERVALLEVEK
- a CDS encoding Water stress and hypersensitive response domain-containing protein; translation: MNDVELATGSADDVSVPAGNTTTELRTDLRYQQLPAWWASHVRNGEVSKLAVETTANVDVGPLSGSPSGTYTDEKATDLEMMIEGTLAESEGEHSLSPIGGESDPASRTVEPTVEVRDTSAEWGNVTENRTELFLTFDVYNPNAYSLPTPAFTGEMVFNNVTVAHWEANEVDVRNGASNATIPPQESREITFVAEMDNDDVATWFATHADNEEVTDAEMRAQLAMQINGETRTIPDDEDAVHCEYELRTDIFVEQDAGMERRDCTLAPWAAPDDATVEDRNGTLERTETEQWADDTDADTNESDDDLLRALAG